One Pseudomonas rhizophila DNA window includes the following coding sequences:
- a CDS encoding HD domain-containing phosphohydrolase, producing the protein MDSELQLDISLGGALATIAQVGDLSMGQPLGHSRRVAALARMLAQAQHGDGDHLRVAEQVALLRWSGCTANAEGFADLLGDDVDGRRAMLDLTLGNEQMNAVHQATPLAVVHCEVSGAIAKTLQLGATVEAGLCRVFETYDGTGRPLGLTHEHIPEVAYQVVLAGDLDILSRAHGLDAALRWIREQSDRRYPASLVSLLLENAKDWLADLETLWKTVDHGHEQRCVSLTLVGDIIDLKLPWLAGHSRQVAHVAVEAARLWGLREPTLTDIGKSALIYGLGRAAVSNHLWNTAGALPYSAAERVRLVPYWTQQALRPITELAVPAEIAAHAYERLNGSGYFRGVAGDALCAEHRLFATSVAWVALREARPWRSAYGEADAARLLKQDAGNGLFDNDVCEAVIAAAGGERRMRQPKASLLTSRECRILLEISRGASNKEVARLLDISPSTVRTHMESIFRKLECSTRAAATLKGLTLGLIA; encoded by the coding sequence ATGGATAGTGAGTTGCAACTGGACATCTCCCTGGGTGGGGCACTGGCGACGATCGCCCAGGTCGGTGACCTCAGCATGGGACAACCTCTCGGTCATTCCCGGCGCGTTGCCGCACTGGCGCGGATGCTTGCGCAGGCCCAGCACGGCGACGGTGACCACCTGAGGGTAGCGGAACAGGTTGCCTTGCTGCGCTGGTCCGGTTGCACCGCCAATGCCGAAGGCTTTGCGGATCTGCTGGGCGACGACGTCGATGGCCGCCGCGCGATGCTCGATTTGACGCTGGGCAATGAGCAAATGAACGCGGTGCATCAGGCAACCCCGCTTGCCGTTGTGCACTGTGAGGTGTCTGGAGCCATTGCCAAAACCCTCCAGCTCGGTGCCACCGTCGAGGCGGGGTTGTGTCGCGTGTTCGAAACCTACGACGGCACTGGCCGGCCGCTGGGTCTGACCCATGAGCACATTCCGGAGGTCGCCTATCAGGTAGTACTTGCAGGCGATCTGGATATTCTCAGTCGTGCACACGGCCTGGATGCGGCGCTACGCTGGATCAGAGAACAGTCGGATCGGCGCTATCCAGCGTCGCTGGTATCGTTGCTTCTGGAGAACGCAAAGGACTGGCTGGCGGATCTGGAAACGCTGTGGAAAACCGTTGACCACGGGCATGAGCAGCGTTGCGTCTCACTGACGTTGGTGGGAGACATAATCGACTTGAAGCTGCCGTGGTTGGCAGGGCATTCGCGGCAGGTCGCGCATGTCGCCGTGGAAGCTGCACGCCTGTGGGGGCTGCGTGAACCGACTTTGACAGACATTGGCAAGTCCGCGCTCATCTACGGTCTCGGCCGGGCAGCTGTTTCGAACCACCTGTGGAATACCGCAGGAGCGCTGCCATACAGCGCTGCGGAGCGGGTCCGCCTTGTCCCTTACTGGACGCAACAGGCGCTTAGACCTATCACTGAACTGGCTGTGCCCGCAGAGATTGCAGCCCATGCCTATGAACGGCTCAACGGCAGTGGCTATTTTCGGGGCGTGGCGGGTGATGCGCTGTGTGCCGAGCATCGCCTGTTCGCCACATCGGTAGCCTGGGTCGCGCTAAGGGAAGCCAGGCCATGGCGATCGGCTTACGGCGAAGCGGATGCAGCCAGGCTGCTCAAACAGGATGCTGGCAATGGCTTGTTCGACAACGATGTTTGCGAAGCAGTCATTGCCGCCGCAGGTGGCGAGCGGCGGATGCGGCAACCGAAGGCTTCGTTACTCACGTCTCGCGAGTGCCGCATCCTGCTGGAGATCAGCCGTGGCGCCAGCAACAAGGAGGTGGCGCGGCTGCTGGACATCAGTCCGAGCACGGTTCGCACGCACATGGAAAGCATCTTTCGCAAACTGGAATGCTCGACCCGGGCAGCCGCTACCTTGAAGGGGCTGACACTGGGGTTGATTGCCTGA
- a CDS encoding nuclear transport factor 2 family protein, which translates to MTLQLPDVVQTYFAISNGGDTAQLASCFRSDATVCDERKTYEGTAAIEAWQQEARRAFIYQVQPLQALQGQGELTVIARLVGNFPGSPVQLSYLFTLEGGLIRSLEITPC; encoded by the coding sequence ATGACCCTTCAGCTTCCCGACGTCGTGCAGACGTACTTTGCAATCAGCAATGGTGGCGATACAGCGCAACTTGCGAGCTGCTTCCGCTCTGACGCCACGGTTTGCGATGAAAGAAAAACGTACGAAGGAACGGCTGCCATCGAAGCCTGGCAACAGGAGGCACGCAGAGCCTTCATCTATCAGGTCCAGCCACTGCAAGCCCTGCAAGGGCAGGGCGAGCTGACGGTCATTGCGCGCCTTGTTGGGAATTTCCCCGGTAGCCCGGTTCAACTGAGTTACCTCTTCACACTGGAAGGCGGTCTAATCCGTTCCCTGGAGATCACGCCATGCTGA
- a CDS encoding MocE family 2Fe-2S type ferredoxin, whose amino-acid sequence MNDQWIDVCAVGEINEEDVIRFDHGPHTYAIYRSADNEFFATAGLCTHESIRLADGLVMDHVIECPKHNGRFDYRTGKALGAPVCVNLKTFPVRVDAGRVLLAISA is encoded by the coding sequence ATGAACGATCAATGGATCGATGTATGCGCCGTGGGCGAAATCAATGAAGAAGATGTCATTCGCTTCGACCACGGTCCGCATACCTATGCCATCTACCGCTCTGCTGACAACGAGTTTTTTGCCACCGCTGGCCTGTGTACTCATGAGTCGATCCGCCTGGCTGACGGCCTGGTGATGGACCACGTCATCGAGTGCCCCAAGCACAACGGGCGCTTTGACTATCGCACCGGCAAAGCCTTGGGGGCGCCAGTGTGCGTCAACCTCAAGACCTTTCCGGTACGGGTCGACGCGGGGCGGGTTCTGCTCGCCATTTCAGCTTGA
- a CDS encoding NAD(P)/FAD-dependent oxidoreductase, whose translation MNAPLIIVGAGHAGGRAALTLREQGYTGRLILIGDELHLPYERPPLSKGLLQGTMDLDDCRLWRDSRLTELNIEHLAGNPVKSLDPQHHRLQLTDGRWLPYSRLLLATGGRARRLSLVPEPLANVLYLRTHDEALALRSALIPGTRLVIIGGGFIGLEVAATARTLGCQVTLLEAGPRLAGRVLPEAVSQALLELHRQQGVDVRLNVALERVQGIERAEAVQLVDGQVLPCDWVVVGIGMQPNVELAAAAGLEVGQGIRVDAQLRTSAPDIFAAGDVCEFRLHADALFQRQETWRNAETQGRHAALNLLGGELPFEGVPGFWSDQYDWGLQTVGVIPPTPPSAVRTLAGGGLLLFYLDTEQRLQGACGWGQGNSVAKDIKLCERLIANLTPLSVDALADADVSLKHLLRP comes from the coding sequence ATGAATGCTCCACTGATTATCGTCGGCGCCGGCCATGCCGGTGGCCGCGCGGCGCTGACCTTGCGCGAGCAGGGTTATACCGGTCGGCTGATCCTGATCGGCGATGAACTCCATTTGCCGTACGAGCGTCCTCCGCTGTCCAAGGGCTTGCTGCAGGGCACGATGGACCTGGACGATTGCCGCCTGTGGAGGGATAGCCGGCTCACTGAACTGAACATCGAACACCTGGCGGGCAACCCGGTAAAAAGCCTGGATCCGCAGCACCACCGCCTGCAATTGACCGACGGACGTTGGTTGCCCTACAGCCGATTACTGTTGGCGACCGGGGGCAGAGCGCGTCGCTTGTCCCTGGTGCCTGAACCTCTGGCCAACGTGCTTTACCTGCGCACCCATGACGAAGCCCTGGCCCTGCGCAGCGCATTGATCCCCGGCACGCGCCTGGTGATCATCGGCGGGGGCTTTATCGGCCTTGAGGTCGCGGCAACGGCCCGAACCTTAGGCTGTCAGGTGACGTTGCTGGAAGCCGGGCCACGACTGGCCGGGCGAGTCTTGCCTGAAGCTGTGTCCCAGGCCTTGTTGGAATTGCATCGGCAACAGGGCGTAGACGTGCGGCTGAACGTAGCGCTTGAAAGGGTACAAGGCATCGAACGCGCTGAGGCGGTGCAACTGGTGGACGGCCAGGTGCTGCCCTGTGACTGGGTGGTAGTCGGTATCGGCATGCAACCCAACGTCGAATTGGCCGCGGCGGCGGGGCTTGAGGTGGGCCAGGGTATTCGAGTCGATGCCCAGTTGCGCACCAGCGCGCCAGACATCTTTGCTGCCGGCGATGTGTGTGAGTTTCGCCTGCACGCCGACGCGTTATTCCAGCGCCAGGAAACCTGGCGCAATGCCGAGACCCAGGGCCGTCACGCGGCATTGAATCTGTTGGGTGGCGAGCTGCCGTTCGAGGGGGTTCCCGGCTTCTGGTCTGATCAGTACGACTGGGGCTTACAGACGGTGGGCGTGATCCCACCGACGCCACCTTCGGCCGTTCGCACCTTGGCAGGCGGTGGTCTGCTGCTGTTCTACCTGGACACCGAGCAACGTTTGCAAGGCGCCTGCGGCTGGGGGCAGGGCAACAGCGTTGCCAAGGACATCAAGTTGTGTGAACGGCTGATTGCCAACCTGACTCCACTCTCTGTGGACGCATTGGCCGACGCCGATGTCTCGCTCAAACATCTGCTAAGGCCCTGA
- a CDS encoding type III effector HrpK domain-containing protein, whose protein sequence is MRIDSNARPTDSQSPDFEAGQRFEKMLGAARMQISDKKPDPRGAADKEVLPSLPESVLLALREAGGAIAETLKQSDGRTLRNDETVPLQDLEIFMGWWVDGEVTAYSARDKEGNEFTISKEATPDYFAKVDALQKGNDEGFLLRADGALLSAEALASAEILPPDEHTGFIRLTINGEKIHVSKDVTPDLYNQVVWKQEGYQSKFYEQNSEIIDTIRDRWDDWNASDSIVSDKDLRKYAADENRSAEDREAAQFLLDNKGFFDLLDTKAHNNKADGKISSNDLNAWLRPVAVKAEDIGAYNDFLKASPNADATSLELAKHSALLLENFDEISDRTESGKYLTREALQKYLDENPNISDDLKQALTFWSQTGAFETLETSGKPLESKPDGALDKRDIQNWLKASSPKTAGDALLFINQVANASGVSGIDTGDLGKDVFENPGNYSAEQRAAVLQDLLKARQLIIDGAAAGLWSDDYGKVSIANAVRSHPNPNKLLADVNSHIEQLQSDPEVVKFLNETTSTQMANLFEAVPGLKDSVQKNYDDIKSGAALDALWEKHTKDGSTDQQAVLAEYFSTATLYQEALGINDRAEIQKGLAASQHAQAFQDYYEQSLVSGTRLEELMKTGTFEEAVGTFSAEVALYNAALDPNVTAGLDPQLNDNFSRIGRDNAMKDGTFEDVKQALGINGGDELDEAKVRTMAETLIQSNPELVTNPDGTVATADQIVAGVRSNWDILRQGTKSLAELKSSWLNPDLKNLSDKGGLHGVSGIFMAGVTIAKGAQNGANLTERNIIDITTGSVMTTTLLTEGGAKNLKSYLKNKGNIDLDPKIRAFFDDPIKSLTGTADKFESGAKGIGGLAGMVAGAYGIFDGVQSIRKGDPVSGGISITSGALASLSGLASAIEGGAGLFGHLAVRAAMAPLAGVLGTVAAGVGAVALLLPGLIAEGKRQTQQDHFGDLLGDYLTQYEIDGVEGGDFSDVPDEDWPQTD, encoded by the coding sequence TTGCGAATCGACAGCAATGCCCGCCCCACAGATAGCCAATCCCCTGATTTTGAAGCGGGTCAGCGCTTTGAGAAAATGCTTGGCGCGGCCCGCATGCAAATCAGCGATAAAAAGCCTGACCCACGCGGTGCGGCAGACAAAGAAGTTTTGCCGTCCCTGCCTGAGAGCGTGCTCTTGGCGTTGCGAGAAGCGGGCGGCGCCATCGCAGAAACGCTGAAGCAGTCAGATGGACGTACGTTACGCAACGACGAAACCGTACCGCTCCAGGATCTCGAGATTTTCATGGGGTGGTGGGTGGATGGCGAGGTGACGGCGTACTCCGCGCGAGACAAAGAGGGCAATGAATTCACCATCAGCAAAGAGGCGACGCCTGATTACTTCGCCAAGGTTGATGCGTTGCAAAAAGGTAACGACGAAGGCTTTTTGTTGCGCGCAGATGGCGCACTTCTATCAGCAGAAGCACTGGCGAGCGCAGAAATTTTGCCCCCGGATGAACACACAGGCTTTATCCGCCTGACGATCAATGGCGAAAAGATCCATGTCTCGAAGGACGTGACGCCCGACCTCTACAACCAGGTGGTCTGGAAACAGGAAGGCTACCAGAGCAAGTTTTACGAGCAGAACAGCGAGATCATCGACACGATCCGTGATCGATGGGACGACTGGAACGCCTCCGACAGCATTGTCAGTGACAAGGATTTGAGGAAGTACGCTGCCGATGAAAATCGAAGCGCAGAAGATCGCGAGGCGGCGCAGTTCCTGCTCGATAACAAAGGATTTTTTGACCTGCTTGATACCAAGGCACACAACAACAAGGCTGACGGCAAAATCAGCAGCAACGACCTGAATGCATGGCTACGACCTGTTGCTGTCAAAGCCGAAGACATCGGCGCCTATAACGACTTTCTGAAAGCCTCCCCGAATGCTGACGCGACCTCCCTGGAACTTGCGAAGCATTCGGCGCTGCTGCTGGAGAACTTCGACGAGATCAGCGATCGGACGGAGAGCGGTAAATACCTGACGCGTGAGGCCTTGCAGAAGTACCTGGATGAAAACCCGAACATCAGCGATGACTTGAAGCAAGCCCTGACTTTTTGGTCGCAGACGGGGGCGTTCGAAACGCTTGAAACCAGTGGGAAACCATTGGAGAGCAAACCCGATGGCGCGCTCGACAAGCGCGACATCCAGAATTGGTTGAAGGCCTCCAGCCCCAAAACCGCTGGAGACGCTCTGCTGTTCATCAACCAGGTAGCGAATGCCAGTGGGGTCTCCGGCATTGATACCGGTGACCTGGGCAAGGACGTCTTTGAAAACCCTGGCAACTATTCCGCCGAACAGCGGGCTGCGGTGTTACAGGATCTGCTCAAGGCGCGACAGTTGATCATCGACGGTGCGGCTGCCGGTCTGTGGAGTGATGACTACGGTAAGGTGTCCATCGCCAACGCTGTGCGCAGCCATCCAAATCCCAACAAGCTGCTTGCCGATGTCAACAGCCACATTGAGCAGTTACAAAGTGATCCCGAGGTGGTCAAGTTTCTTAATGAAACCACCTCGACGCAGATGGCCAATCTATTTGAGGCAGTTCCTGGGTTAAAGGATTCGGTGCAAAAAAACTACGATGACATCAAGTCCGGTGCAGCTCTTGATGCGCTATGGGAAAAGCATACGAAAGACGGCAGCACCGACCAACAGGCGGTGCTGGCCGAATACTTCTCGACGGCAACGCTTTATCAGGAAGCGCTCGGCATCAATGATCGGGCAGAAATTCAGAAGGGGCTCGCTGCCTCTCAGCATGCCCAGGCGTTCCAGGATTATTACGAGCAGTCGCTTGTTTCCGGGACGCGACTGGAAGAACTGATGAAAACGGGCACCTTCGAAGAAGCGGTCGGCACCTTCTCCGCGGAGGTCGCGCTCTACAACGCGGCGCTGGATCCCAACGTCACCGCAGGTTTAGACCCGCAGTTGAACGACAATTTCAGCCGGATCGGGCGCGACAACGCCATGAAAGACGGCACTTTCGAGGATGTCAAGCAAGCCCTGGGTATCAATGGCGGTGACGAGCTTGACGAGGCAAAAGTCAGGACGATGGCCGAGACGCTTATCCAGTCCAATCCAGAACTCGTGACCAATCCGGATGGCACCGTTGCAACGGCCGATCAGATCGTCGCGGGTGTCCGTTCGAATTGGGACATCCTGCGCCAAGGCACAAAGTCGCTTGCGGAATTGAAGTCGTCCTGGCTCAACCCCGACCTCAAGAACTTGTCTGACAAAGGGGGACTGCATGGCGTTAGCGGCATCTTCATGGCTGGCGTGACGATCGCCAAAGGCGCTCAGAATGGCGCAAACCTGACCGAACGAAACATCATAGACATCACCACCGGATCGGTCATGACGACGACCCTGCTCACCGAGGGTGGTGCCAAGAACCTGAAAAGCTACCTGAAAAACAAAGGAAACATTGATCTTGATCCGAAAATCAGAGCCTTTTTCGACGACCCCATAAAATCTCTCACTGGCACTGCCGACAAGTTTGAAAGCGGTGCCAAGGGTATCGGCGGTTTGGCCGGCATGGTTGCGGGTGCGTACGGAATCTTTGATGGCGTTCAGTCGATTCGCAAGGGCGACCCCGTCAGTGGTGGTATCAGCATCACTTCAGGCGCACTGGCGTCATTGTCAGGCCTGGCATCAGCGATTGAGGGCGGCGCAGGCCTTTTTGGCCATCTGGCAGTCAGGGCGGCGATGGCCCCGCTGGCTGGAGTCCTAGGCACCGTGGCGGCGGGCGTCGGCGCGGTTGCCCTGTTGCTTCCGGGCCTTATTGCGGAGGGCAAACGGCAGACTCAGCAAGACCACTTCGGCGACCTGCTTGGCGACTATCTGACACAGTACGAAATCGATGGCGTGGAGGGCGGTGATTTCAGTGACGTTCCCGACGAGGACTGGCCGCAAACCGATTGA
- a CDS encoding SDR family oxidoreductase yields MLNLGLTGKRVLVTGGTKGIGKAVVELLLAEGAKVITSARQVDVEMPGALLIAADLSTREGCDVLIAAIQQRLGGVDIMIHVLGGSSAPGGGFAALDEEQWQRELSLNLLPAVRLDRALLPGMLERREGVVIHVTSIQSRLPLPEATTAYAAAKAALSTYSKSLSKEVSPRGVRVVRVSPGWVETEASVALAERLAQEAGTDYQGGKEIIMNALGGIPLGRPSTPREVADLIGFLASPRAASITGSEFVIDGGTVPTV; encoded by the coding sequence ATGCTGAATCTAGGTTTGACTGGCAAGCGGGTCCTCGTCACCGGTGGCACCAAAGGCATCGGCAAGGCTGTCGTCGAGTTGTTACTGGCCGAGGGTGCGAAGGTCATTACCTCGGCCAGGCAGGTGGACGTGGAAATGCCGGGCGCTCTTCTGATTGCGGCTGATCTGTCGACCCGGGAAGGTTGTGATGTACTGATCGCCGCGATCCAACAGCGGCTGGGTGGCGTGGACATCATGATCCACGTCCTGGGTGGTTCGTCGGCACCCGGCGGCGGTTTTGCTGCGCTGGACGAGGAACAGTGGCAACGAGAGCTCAGCTTGAACCTGTTGCCGGCGGTGCGCCTCGATCGCGCTTTGCTCCCGGGGATGCTGGAGCGCAGGGAAGGGGTCGTCATCCACGTCACCTCCATCCAGAGTCGGCTGCCACTGCCGGAGGCTACAACAGCTTACGCGGCGGCCAAGGCCGCGCTTTCGACGTACAGCAAAAGTTTATCGAAAGAGGTTTCGCCCAGAGGCGTCCGCGTGGTTCGGGTTTCGCCGGGCTGGGTTGAAACCGAAGCGTCGGTCGCATTGGCCGAGCGACTCGCGCAGGAGGCAGGTACTGACTACCAAGGCGGCAAAGAGATCATCATGAACGCACTTGGGGGTATCCCGCTCGGCCGCCCATCGACGCCTCGCGAAGTTGCTGACCTGATCGGTTTCCTGGCTTCGCCGCGAGCGGCATCTATCACGGGAAGTGAGTTTGTGATCGACGGCGGAACAGTACCAACGGTTTAG
- a CDS encoding LacI family DNA-binding transcriptional regulator, with product MNNNKRPTIATVAEHAGLSVATVDRVLNARAPVNPATAEQVLQAAEAVGYFAARLIGQRILERRPTYRFGILLLGTAQAFYANLAQAITDAAQRQAGANLTCQFEYVFDRAPSAIIAQIEQLAVQCDGLAVVSFAHPLINAALAQIRGAGVPVVALLSGIHEAAAEPYVGQDNQVVGRTMGWLLARTCGARKGSIGILLGGHRFLGHQERVEGLHSYLAEHAPGLRPLEPLINLDNCDITEEATLDLLVRHSDLRGLCVVGGGGDGIINALAQLPKRPTLCCILQESTELSRQALAQGLVDVVIDSQPRQTATALVNLMVELQTAQQFDPVRHRVHIPLQIVTSENTQS from the coding sequence ATGAATAACAATAAACGCCCCACCATCGCCACGGTCGCCGAACACGCAGGCTTAAGTGTCGCCACCGTCGACCGCGTGCTCAACGCTCGCGCCCCGGTTAATCCAGCCACTGCCGAACAGGTGCTTCAGGCCGCCGAAGCCGTGGGTTATTTTGCCGCGCGGCTGATCGGCCAACGCATTCTCGAACGTCGCCCCACGTACCGTTTCGGCATCCTGCTGCTGGGCACCGCCCAGGCGTTCTACGCCAACCTGGCCCAAGCCATCACCGATGCCGCGCAGCGCCAGGCCGGAGCCAACCTGACCTGCCAATTCGAATACGTTTTTGATCGCGCCCCCAGCGCCATCATTGCCCAGATCGAACAGTTGGCAGTGCAATGCGACGGCCTGGCGGTGGTCAGCTTCGCCCACCCGCTGATCAACGCCGCCCTTGCCCAGATTCGCGGGGCCGGAGTGCCCGTGGTGGCACTGCTGTCGGGCATTCATGAGGCGGCGGCCGAGCCCTATGTCGGCCAGGACAATCAAGTAGTCGGGCGCACGATGGGGTGGCTGCTGGCCCGCACCTGTGGCGCGCGCAAAGGCAGCATCGGCATCCTGCTCGGTGGCCATCGCTTTCTTGGCCACCAGGAGCGGGTCGAAGGCTTGCACAGTTACTTGGCCGAACACGCACCTGGGTTGCGCCCGCTGGAGCCGCTGATCAATCTGGATAACTGCGACATCACCGAGGAAGCAACCCTCGACCTGCTGGTTCGGCATAGCGATTTGCGCGGGTTATGCGTGGTAGGCGGCGGTGGCGACGGGATCATCAACGCGTTGGCGCAACTGCCCAAGCGCCCGACGCTGTGCTGCATTTTGCAGGAGTCCACCGAGCTGTCACGTCAAGCCCTGGCCCAAGGTTTGGTCGACGTGGTGATCGACTCTCAGCCGCGCCAGACCGCAACGGCGCTGGTGAATCTGATGGTGGAATTGCAGACTGCGCAGCAGTTCGATCCTGTGCGTCACCGGGTGCATATTCCGCTGCAGATTGTGACATCGGAAAATACCCAAAGCTGA
- a CDS encoding fatty acid desaturase family protein yields MSQDNTASTRDYRLTGPEAARAAEKGLVSASWYQSPISRQRMKQLMQRRDGPALLDTAIWLLALLITGFGGYWFWGTWACVPFFLAYGVLYATASNPRWHETGHGTAFKTRWMNDALYQVASFMCMFEPHVWRWSHARHHTDTIVVGRDPEIVEPRPPSLFMMLLSLFQIPLLLKTMGGVCRHAVGKMDAQEQTFIPESEWPKVFLAARIWLVIYAVIFGAALYLHSWLPLMYIGLPILYGGWLSYLFGLTQHVGLAEDVLDHRSNCRTIYMNRVLRFLYMNMNYHLEHHMYPMVPYHALAQLHEEIRHDCPPPYANIGEAFKEIIPTLLKQRKDPTYFVRRPVGSSRPATDAHPQAEATLG; encoded by the coding sequence ATGTCTCAAGACAACACCGCCTCTACTCGGGACTATCGCCTGACCGGCCCTGAAGCCGCACGCGCGGCTGAAAAAGGCCTTGTATCGGCCAGTTGGTACCAGTCGCCCATCTCCCGTCAACGCATGAAGCAACTGATGCAGCGCCGCGACGGTCCGGCCTTGCTCGACACCGCCATCTGGCTGCTGGCCCTGCTGATCACCGGCTTCGGCGGCTACTGGTTCTGGGGCACTTGGGCTTGTGTGCCGTTTTTTCTTGCGTATGGCGTTCTGTACGCCACCGCCTCCAACCCGCGCTGGCATGAAACCGGCCACGGCACAGCTTTCAAGACTCGCTGGATGAATGATGCGCTCTACCAGGTGGCGAGCTTCATGTGCATGTTCGAGCCCCATGTGTGGCGCTGGAGCCATGCCCGGCACCATACCGACACCATCGTCGTCGGCCGCGATCCGGAAATCGTCGAACCGCGTCCACCGAGCTTGTTCATGATGCTGCTGAGCCTGTTCCAGATCCCGTTGCTGCTGAAGACGATGGGGGGCGTGTGCCGGCACGCGGTTGGCAAAATGGATGCCCAGGAACAGACGTTCATCCCTGAGTCCGAATGGCCCAAGGTGTTCCTGGCGGCCCGTATCTGGCTCGTGATTTACGCGGTTATCTTTGGCGCGGCGCTTTACCTGCACAGCTGGTTGCCGCTGATGTATATCGGCCTGCCCATCCTGTATGGCGGCTGGTTGTCCTACCTGTTTGGCCTCACCCAACATGTAGGCCTGGCGGAAGACGTGCTGGACCACCGCAGCAACTGCCGCACCATCTATATGAACCGGGTACTGCGCTTTCTGTACATGAACATGAATTATCACCTTGAGCACCACATGTACCCGATGGTGCCGTACCACGCCCTGGCGCAACTCCATGAAGAGATCCGCCACGACTGCCCGCCGCCTTACGCCAACATAGGTGAGGCCTTCAAGGAAATCATTCCGACCCTCTTGAAGCAGCGCAAGGACCCGACGTATTTCGTGCGACGCCCCGTCGGTAGCTCAAGGCCTGCCACCGACGCTCATCCACAGGCTGAAGCCACCCTGGGCTGA
- a CDS encoding LysR family transcriptional regulator, protein MPQDRLGLSELDAVIAVARRGSFRQAAIDLDVSTTALSNTIAQLETRLESRLFNRTTRSVAITEAGRIFLEQVGPALQDLRAALDAVRSHNAGPSGTLRINAFASAARSALLPLVMEFLQHHPQVHIDLVTEGRLVDIVADGFDFGVRSASLVPNDVIVVPLGQPQRYAVVGSPAYFEKHGKPRTPSELLQHRCIRVRLPNGAIFPWHFERDGEVTRLDVNGPLTLDESSVVKVAVQEGMGLGFFMEQDVHNEIRTGQFVRTLEDWTPPRDKLCLYYPNRRNPSAAAKAFIDLARASQAGQDGLA, encoded by the coding sequence ATGCCACAAGATCGTTTAGGCCTCAGTGAGCTGGACGCTGTTATAGCGGTCGCACGCAGGGGCTCGTTTCGGCAAGCCGCTATCGATCTCGACGTCTCCACCACCGCGCTGAGCAACACCATCGCGCAACTGGAAACCCGCCTCGAATCGCGGCTGTTCAATCGCACGACCCGTAGCGTGGCCATCACCGAAGCCGGCAGGATATTTCTGGAGCAGGTGGGGCCAGCCTTGCAGGATCTGCGTGCTGCACTCGATGCAGTGCGATCGCATAACGCCGGGCCCTCAGGCACGCTGCGTATCAATGCGTTCGCCAGCGCTGCCCGATCGGCGCTCCTGCCACTGGTGATGGAGTTCTTGCAGCATCATCCGCAAGTACACATCGACCTCGTCACCGAAGGCCGTCTGGTGGATATCGTGGCTGACGGCTTCGATTTCGGCGTGCGCTCAGCAAGCCTCGTTCCGAACGACGTGATTGTGGTCCCGCTCGGCCAGCCGCAACGGTACGCGGTGGTCGGTTCGCCGGCGTACTTCGAAAAACACGGTAAACCGCGAACGCCATCCGAGCTGCTCCAGCATCGCTGCATCCGCGTTCGACTACCGAATGGAGCGATTTTCCCGTGGCATTTCGAGCGGGACGGGGAAGTGACTCGCCTCGATGTGAACGGGCCACTTACGCTGGATGAATCCAGCGTGGTCAAGGTGGCGGTGCAGGAAGGCATGGGGCTCGGTTTTTTCATGGAGCAGGACGTTCACAACGAAATCCGCACCGGACAGTTCGTGCGGACTCTCGAAGACTGGACACCGCCCAGAGACAAGCTGTGCCTGTACTACCCGAACCGCCGCAACCCCAGCGCGGCAGCCAAGGCATTCATCGACCTGGCACGCGCCAGTCAAGCCGGTCAGGACGGGCTCGCCTGA